In the genome of Montipora foliosa isolate CH-2021 chromosome 3, ASM3666993v2, whole genome shotgun sequence, one region contains:
- the LOC137997343 gene encoding ubiA prenyltransferase domain-containing protein 1-like, which yields MPFIGNTGTFAIFLKSMQPWTFPASILSVLLGICLAWKHDSKFNPLNSFLTLCVILLTHTAGNFVNSFYEAQSRRFFVSSLTRRRTLELNIHCGIWSYFLATIAFTTLAVLSDAQFRQEFGVFAIGVLASLLHGGRLNNNILGELLACGTFGPLSVFFTYFEQVGTTHGQLSNSWIILYSLPFTFFTEAILHSQSTRDIDVDRKAGSRTLAVIVGQHGACQLNTFFLLFPYVIIVLMATSCSPIIYIPLITLPFALNLCKACFQGKHFTLPKRIAFLDVLFGLLYVLSVFVS from the exons ATGCCTTTCATCGGCAACACAGGCACGTTCGCCATTTTTCTGAAGTCTATGCAACCGTGGACTTTCCCCGCGTCCATTTTGTCTGTTTTACTCGGAATATGTTTGGCTTGGAAACATGACAGCAAGTTTAATCCTCTGAATTCCTTTCTTACACTATGTGTCATACTGCTTACTCACACAGCGGGGAACTTTGTTAACTCTTTCTACGAAGCTCAGAGCCGAAGATTCTTCGTTTCGTCCCTGACACGAAGGCGAACGCTGGAGCTTAACATACATTGTGGAATATGGAGTTACTTTCTTGCGACCATAGCATTCACTACCTTAGCTGTGCTCTCTGATGCTCAGTTCAGGCAGGAATTTGGCGTTTTTGCTATTGGTGTTCTCGCTTCTTTACTCCATGGTGGAAGACTAAACAACAATATCCTTGGTGAGTTGCTTGCATGCGGAACATTTGGTCCTTTGTCTGTTTTCTTCACTTACTTTGAGCAAGTTGGAACCACTCATGGGCAGCTGTCAAATTCTTGGATAATCCTATATTCTTTACCATTCACGTTTTTTACGGAGGCTATTCTTCACAG CCAGAGCACGCGTGACATCGATGTGGATAGAAAAGCAGGTTCCAGGACTCTTGCAGTGATAGTGGGACAACATGGCGCATGCCAACTTAACACTTTCTTTCTGCTGTTCCCGTATGTGATAATTGTATTAATGGCCACTTCATGTTCACCAATAATTTACATACCTTTAATAACATTGCCTTTTGCGTTAAACCTGTGTAAAGCTTGTTTTCAAGGCAAGCATTTCACATTACCTAAAAGAATAGCTTTCTTAGATGTGTTGTTCGGACTTCTCTATGTCCTCAGTGTGTTTGTCTCATAA